A window of the Dissulfurirhabdus thermomarina genome harbors these coding sequences:
- a CDS encoding MinD/ParA family protein yields the protein MSPKPSPAPPPAPFVAVSSGKGGVGKTSLALNLALAMAGVGRRILLVDGDLGLANIDVMLGLDVRGTIRDVLAAGGDPREVLVTPAPNLAVLPASSGVPDMAALGPDDRSALEEVLEDLAADHDLVLVDTAAGIGPSVLWFNAFADRNLLVLTPDPTSLTDAYALVKVLCREHHRRRVTVVANMVRDDREARRIHDNLARVTERFLGLRPELLGAVPRDPAVERAVRAQVPLLRNDPDRPAARAVRELAERILTWLPRARGQAPRPARAHAREGGHHP from the coding sequence ATGAGCCCAAAGCCCTCCCCGGCACCTCCGCCCGCCCCCTTCGTGGCCGTCAGCAGCGGCAAGGGCGGCGTGGGCAAGACGAGCCTCGCCCTGAACCTCGCCCTGGCCATGGCCGGGGTCGGGCGGCGTATCCTCCTGGTGGACGGCGACCTCGGCCTCGCCAACATCGACGTGATGCTGGGCCTCGACGTCCGGGGCACCATCCGGGACGTGCTGGCGGCGGGGGGAGACCCGCGGGAGGTCCTCGTCACCCCGGCGCCGAACCTGGCCGTCCTGCCCGCCAGCTCGGGCGTGCCCGACATGGCGGCCCTCGGGCCGGACGACCGCTCCGCCCTCGAGGAGGTCCTCGAGGACCTAGCCGCGGACCACGACCTCGTCCTGGTGGACACGGCGGCGGGGATCGGCCCCTCGGTCCTCTGGTTCAACGCCTTCGCGGACCGCAACCTCCTGGTCCTCACGCCGGACCCCACCTCCCTCACCGACGCCTACGCCCTGGTGAAGGTCCTCTGCCGCGAGCATCACCGGCGGCGGGTCACCGTGGTGGCCAACATGGTCCGGGACGACCGCGAGGCCCGCCGCATCCACGACAACCTCGCCCGGGTGACGGAGCGGTTCCTGGGCCTCCGGCCGGAGCTCCTCGGCGCCGTCCCCCGCGACCCCGCCGTGGAACGGGCCGTCCGCGCCCAGGTGCCCCTGCTCCGGAACGACCCGGACCGGCCCGCGGCCCGGGCCGTCCGGGAACTCGCCGAAAGGATCCTCACCTGGCTGCCGCGGGCCCGGGGGCAGGCGCCCCGGCCCGCGCGCGCCCATGCCCGCGAAGGAGGTCATCACCCATGA
- a CDS encoding diguanylate cyclase, producing MPETAARAELCPLGARCPVQDELTRLKEEHRRLTGLVQTDPLTGLFNLRHLMECLDRELERTRRTGLPTSLVMMDLDHFKAINDTHGHEAGNQALRWASGLWRKALRRLDVLCRYGGEEFVAILPATPLPRAVQTAERLRRALAETPMELDGRRVALTASFGVDVYLPRHTFSPEAFIKRTDAFLLAAKAAGRNRVHHRDLGAGTAPTALTPEERSALADGGGPGRRHRE from the coding sequence GTGCCAGAGACCGCCGCCCGGGCCGAACTCTGCCCCCTCGGGGCGAGGTGCCCCGTCCAGGACGAGCTCACCCGCCTCAAGGAGGAACACCGGCGCCTGACCGGGCTCGTCCAGACCGATCCGCTGACGGGCCTCTTCAACCTCCGCCACCTCATGGAATGCCTCGACCGGGAGCTCGAGCGCACCCGCCGGACCGGGCTCCCCACATCCCTCGTCATGATGGACCTCGACCACTTCAAGGCCATCAACGACACCCACGGGCACGAGGCGGGCAACCAGGCCCTCCGGTGGGCGAGCGGCCTCTGGCGCAAGGCGCTGCGCCGGCTCGACGTCCTGTGCCGGTACGGCGGGGAGGAGTTCGTGGCCATCCTGCCGGCGACGCCGCTGCCCCGGGCCGTCCAGACGGCCGAGCGGCTCCGGCGGGCCCTGGCCGAGACCCCCATGGAACTCGACGGCCGCCGGGTCGCCCTCACGGCCAGCTTCGGGGTGGACGTCTACCTCCCGCGACACACCTTCTCGCCCGAGGCCTTCATCAAGCGCACCGACGCCTTCCTCCTGGCCGCCAAGGCCGCCGGGAGAAACCGCGTCCACCACCGGGATCTCGGCGCCGGGACGGCCCCCACGGCCCTCACCCCGGAGGAACGCTCGGCCCTGGCCGACGGCGGGGGCCCGGGCCGCCGGCACCGCGAATGA
- a CDS encoding endonuclease Q family protein, with product MPAPTKARGGRPFPPWRRDVFLADFHIHSRFSRATSRRMTVPELDRWARLKGLALVGTGDFTHPGWLAELERELVPDGTGLYAWRGNPEGTRFVLTAEVANIFTQGGRNRRIHTVLFARDLEVARDIQARLRLLGNVASDGRPIFGFPVKRLVRLALEADPASFVLPAHVWTPWFSLFGAKSGFDALEDCFEEESGHIRALETGLSSDPGMNRRLSALDRYTLLSNSDAHSPEKLGREANVFSCPLGYDAVLAAIRDPDRGFEGTIEFFPEEGKYHHDGHRACGVELAPAATRRLGGRCPACGRPLTVGVLHRVEELADRPEPGTPDRDRPAVHLVPLEEIVAEALGVKSVTSRVRREYARLVALAGPEMEILLWRPLEELAAVVPERILLGIRRMRQGRVSIRPGHDGVYGRISLYGEEPAEEDDAGRPAQLPLF from the coding sequence ATGCCAGCGCCCACGAAGGCCCGGGGCGGGCGCCCCTTTCCGCCCTGGCGGCGGGACGTCTTCCTGGCCGACTTCCACATCCACTCCCGGTTCAGCCGGGCCACCAGCCGCCGGATGACCGTCCCGGAACTCGACCGCTGGGCCCGCCTGAAGGGCCTGGCACTGGTGGGAACCGGCGACTTCACCCACCCCGGCTGGCTGGCGGAGCTCGAGCGGGAACTCGTCCCCGACGGCACCGGCCTCTACGCCTGGCGGGGCAACCCCGAGGGCACCCGGTTCGTCCTCACCGCCGAGGTGGCCAACATCTTCACCCAGGGCGGGCGCAACCGCCGGATCCACACGGTGCTCTTCGCCCGCGACCTCGAGGTGGCCCGCGACATCCAGGCCCGGCTCCGCCTCCTGGGAAACGTCGCCTCGGACGGCCGCCCCATCTTCGGCTTCCCGGTGAAGCGCCTGGTGCGCCTCGCCCTGGAGGCCGACCCCGCCAGCTTCGTCCTCCCGGCCCACGTCTGGACCCCGTGGTTCTCCCTCTTCGGGGCCAAGTCCGGCTTCGACGCCCTGGAGGACTGCTTCGAGGAGGAGAGCGGGCACATCCGCGCCCTGGAGACGGGGCTGTCCTCCGACCCGGGGATGAACCGGCGCCTGTCGGCCCTGGATCGCTACACGCTCCTTTCCAACTCCGACGCCCATTCCCCGGAGAAGCTCGGCCGGGAGGCCAACGTCTTCTCCTGCCCCCTCGGCTACGATGCCGTCCTGGCCGCCATCCGGGACCCGGACCGGGGCTTCGAGGGAACCATCGAATTCTTCCCCGAGGAGGGGAAATACCACCACGACGGCCACCGGGCCTGCGGGGTGGAACTCGCCCCGGCCGCCACCCGCCGCCTCGGCGGCCGCTGCCCGGCCTGCGGCCGGCCCCTCACCGTGGGCGTCCTCCACCGGGTGGAGGAACTGGCCGACCGGCCCGAGCCCGGGACGCCCGACAGGGACCGGCCGGCGGTGCACCTCGTGCCCCTCGAGGAAATCGTCGCCGAGGCCCTGGGGGTGAAATCCGTGACGAGCCGGGTCCGAAGGGAGTACGCGCGGCTCGTGGCCCTGGCGGGCCCCGAGATGGAGATCCTGCTCTGGCGGCCCCTGGAGGAACTGGCCGCGGTGGTGCCGGAGCGGATCCTCCTCGGCATCCGCCGGATGCGCCAGGGACGGGTCTCCATCCGCCCCGGCCACGACGGGGTCTACGGCCGGATCTCCCTCTACGGGGAGGAACCGGCCGAAGAGGACGACGCCGGCCGGCCGGCGCAGCTCCCCCTCTTCTAG
- a CDS encoding HD-GYP domain-containing protein has product MASERARTDTTVLVVDDEPFVCDSLSRLLRTEGFTCLTAGGADEALDRLREHPEIAVVLSDIMMPGRSGIELLSDIRSRHPDVAVIMATAVDDRETAVRALSLGAYGYMIKPFDRHEVAINILNALERRRLIQESRDYEERLEAKVEQRTRDIKRREEEIALRLVSALEYRNRETGAHVQRIGRFAAAVAGALGWPAAAVEDIRLAAPMHDVGKIGIPDAILLKPGPLTPEEFAVMERHADIGARVLGGSDIPLLQMAAEIALRHHEKWDGSGYPDGLSGGDIPESARITAVCDVYDSLVHDRVYRPALTERQALDILREGRGTHFDPRVLDCFLDLLPELRRIREDLRDDAGAAIG; this is encoded by the coding sequence ATGGCATCCGAACGGGCGAGGACTGACACCACCGTCCTGGTCGTGGACGACGAACCCTTCGTCTGCGACAGCCTCTCGCGGCTCCTCCGGACCGAGGGCTTCACCTGCCTCACCGCCGGCGGCGCGGACGAGGCCCTGGACCGCCTGCGGGAGCATCCCGAGATCGCCGTGGTCCTCTCCGACATCATGATGCCGGGGCGCTCCGGCATCGAGCTCCTCTCGGACATCCGGAGCCGCCACCCGGACGTGGCCGTCATCATGGCCACCGCCGTGGACGACCGGGAGACCGCCGTCCGGGCCCTTTCCCTCGGGGCCTACGGCTACATGATCAAGCCCTTCGACCGCCACGAGGTGGCCATCAACATCCTGAACGCCCTGGAACGGCGGCGCCTCATCCAGGAGAGCCGCGACTACGAGGAACGCCTCGAGGCCAAGGTCGAACAGCGCACCCGCGACATCAAGCGCCGGGAGGAGGAGATCGCCCTCCGCCTCGTCTCCGCCCTGGAGTACCGGAACCGCGAGACCGGCGCCCACGTCCAGCGCATCGGCCGCTTCGCCGCCGCGGTGGCCGGGGCCCTGGGCTGGCCGGCGGCGGCGGTGGAAGACATCCGCCTCGCGGCCCCCATGCACGACGTGGGGAAGATCGGGATCCCCGACGCCATCCTGCTCAAGCCCGGCCCCCTGACTCCCGAGGAATTCGCCGTCATGGAGCGCCACGCCGATATCGGGGCCCGGGTGCTCGGCGGCTCCGACATCCCCCTCCTCCAGATGGCCGCCGAGATCGCGCTCCGCCACCACGAGAAGTGGGACGGCTCCGGCTACCCCGACGGCCTCTCCGGCGGGGACATCCCGGAGAGCGCCCGCATCACCGCGGTCTGCGACGTCTACGACAGCCTGGTCCACGACCGGGTCTACCGGCCGGCCCTCACCGAGCGCCAGGCCCTCGACATCCTCCGGGAGGGGCGGGGCACCCACTTCGACCCCCGGGTCCTCGACTGCTTCCTCGACCTCCTGCCGGAGCTGCGCCGGATCCGCGAAGACCTCCGGGACGACGCCGGCGCCGCCATCGGGTAG